GAGTGTGGTTAATTTTTCCGTTGGCCAATCTGAATCTCGTGTCCAGTGGATATTCCGCAGTATTAGATGGCCAAGCTTGGTGCCACGTTGAAAAATTTCCTGGCTTGATTTTTTTATTGCTTGAAACAAGCATATGGATGTTTTTTATAGCTTGGCTGCCGACCTCGGCTATTGCGCCCGCTGAGGATTTTGGCCTCCGAGCATCCCCGCATTTGACATGTACAAAACAAAGTTTCTCTGGTGAAGACAAAATGAAATCACCCGGTTCAACCCCCATGTCAGTGCAAAGCACGAGATCACAACCAGGAATGTACTGAGCGAAAGGCCCTAGTTCTCCGAGTGGGGTCGCTGGGTCTCCGTAGCCTTTTAATTTGTCAATAAGATGAAAAATTGAATCAGGGTCAAAACTATCTTTAGTGGTGCGGTAATATTTATGATCGTTAACGTGGCCTTTTTCTTTGAGGTTGCTATTTAGCATTTCAACAAGAGGAAATAATGAGTTTCCTGAAAAGCTATCTTGAGCGGCAATTCCCATCTCATAAGGAAGTGCCAGCTTATAGAACGCTCCACCTAAATAAGTCGTGCCATCTTCATACAATATTTTTAGTCGATCTCCGCGATTTAAATACTCAACTATCCACTGCTGATCTTCTTTTTTGTTGGATATGCCGCAAAGTTTTACCTCAAAGCAGGAGGTGTCATCCCGAAACACAAGGGCTAATGCTATTGTTTCGCCGTGCGCATCAAAAATTATTCCTTCATCGTAGTCTATGTAGAGAAAATCAGCGTGAATTTCGCCTTGCCCGATCAATGTGGGCCCATCTAGTTCAGTAAAGTCCAGTAGTACCGAAAGAATATTTGCATCGGGTTTATCAGCTATCGGTTGAGCATAAGATTTAATAAGTCGTCCAGCATTTCCGCCTGCCTCGATACACTCACTGATCGCGTCGATCCACTGCGAAATATCGTACAGTGTGAAATTGGACTCTTTCTGATCTACGATCCTCCCGGACCTCGCGCCAATATAGAAACTACTATCTTTCTTTCCATCCAGTCCAATATTGTCGACTTTTACCATTGTCAGAGCGTATCGAGAGTTGCTCTGACTACTGCGGCTACCGTCAAGGTCTTGTCCTTTTAATGCCACAGTTTCTGGACGACGGACGGCCTGTCCAATAGCTCGGGCATGAGTTTCTTTTATCTGACGAATCTTTGTTTTAGCTGCTAATGCCGTAAGCTTGTCAATATGAATGGCATTGCGGAGGCGATATTTTTCTTGATTGTAATAGCGTCCGCCTCCGCTATCAAAAATCGCTACGCCGGAATCAATTTCCTTCACGATTATCACATGAAGTTTTGGCTCAAAAAAAAGTTTGTTTGAGAAAAATTTCGAACTGTTGAATTCTACGTAAATCATTACTTTTAGGTCGAGTACACCTTCATAGCTCTTTACCAGAGCTCCTGCGCCATGTAGTTCCCAATACAACCTATCCATTAATAATGGCAGAGAGAAATCCTCTTCCTTTTGTACAAAGCATACCGACGCATTAGGGATTTTGAGGTCATCCTCCGGGCTCAGGTAATTTAAGTCGACCCGCTCTTTGAATTTCCCATCAAAATAGCTGTATTTAGGGAAGCTTTCGAGGAAGGACTCAATCAAGTAAGTCGTGCTTAGTGAGCTTACAAACTCTGAGGCTCCTCCGCTGGCAAGATAATAGTCAAATTTTAGATAGCCTTCCCACATTCCCTCATTTGCGCCGCGACTGAGGTCCAATACAAGTGGTTGCGCTTCTTCGTAGTTTCGAACTATACGACCGACGGCCTGTACTAGCTCACGACCACTCCCTAATTCGTAAGTTAAAACTAGCAACTTGGCTTCAGGAATGTCAATGCCTTCATCTAACTTGTGTTGATGTATGATAATTCTGAGATTTTCTATCTTCAGTGCTGGACCAACCCTCTTGAATTTATTCTGCGCATCATCGATTTCCAATCGCTCATGCACGCTCGCGGTTGTGTATAGCGGAGACAGTAGTTCGTGAAATTTTTGTATGTCATCAATGTTCTTGCATTTAATAATGCATTTTAACCGATCATTAGTGTCAAGATATTTTTTGATTCTTTCGAGCAGGCTAGGTTCGTCTGTAATTTGTTCATAGAAGGGCTCTGTGATAACGTCAGCAGCTACAGCATCCTTGAATGTAAATACATAAAAGTGTTCGGTGCTTACATTTAGTTCGAATAAATCGTTACGGTATGGCGTGGCCGTAATTACTACTTTCATGGCAGAGGACTGACGTATTATTTCTCGCCAAACAGGGGATGGCTCAGAGTGCCCCTCATCCACGATGATCAAGTCAAAGTCTTTTTGAACTTGGTCAAGGTCATCATCGCCAAGCATTGTCAATTTTTGAAAGCTAGTTATGTAAATGCCTTCACCTTGTTCAAAATTAGAATCTCGGTAGGTCTTTTTTAGTTCGAAGTCTGCATCTTTAATCGTGATTCGAAAGAATTTTTTTGATATTTCTTTAAATAATTGGTCTTTAACAGCTTTTCGGTGACATATCACAAGTATTTTTGAGGCACTGGACAGAT
This genomic window from Pseudomonas kribbensis contains:
- a CDS encoding DEAD/DEAH box helicase yields the protein MDILEYLDSAKERLRSCQLEAVRSFVAYADENESDRAFLINLPTGAGKTGVISLISHLSSASKILVICHRKAVKDQLFKEISKKFFRITIKDADFELKKTYRDSNFEQGEGIYITSFQKLTMLGDDDLDQVQKDFDLIIVDEGHSEPSPVWREIIRQSSAMKVVITATPYRNDLFELNVSTEHFYVFTFKDAVAADVITEPFYEQITDEPSLLERIKKYLDTNDRLKCIIKCKNIDDIQKFHELLSPLYTTASVHERLEIDDAQNKFKRVGPALKIENLRIIIHQHKLDEGIDIPEAKLLVLTYELGSGRELVQAVGRIVRNYEEAQPLVLDLSRGANEGMWEGYLKFDYYLASGGASEFVSSLSTTYLIESFLESFPKYSYFDGKFKERVDLNYLSPEDDLKIPNASVCFVQKEEDFSLPLLMDRLYWELHGAGALVKSYEGVLDLKVMIYVEFNSSKFFSNKLFFEPKLHVIIVKEIDSGVAIFDSGGGRYYNQEKYRLRNAIHIDKLTALAAKTKIRQIKETHARAIGQAVRRPETVALKGQDLDGSRSSQSNSRYALTMVKVDNIGLDGKKDSSFYIGARSGRIVDQKESNFTLYDISQWIDAISECIEAGGNAGRLIKSYAQPIADKPDANILSVLLDFTELDGPTLIGQGEIHADFLYIDYDEGIIFDAHGETIALALVFRDDTSCFEVKLCGISNKKEDQQWIVEYLNRGDRLKILYEDGTTYLGGAFYKLALPYEMGIAAQDSFSGNSLFPLVEMLNSNLKEKGHVNDHKYYRTTKDSFDPDSIFHLIDKLKGYGDPATPLGELGPFAQYIPGCDLVLCTDMGVEPGDFILSSPEKLCFVHVKCGDARRPKSSAGAIAEVGSQAIKNIHMLVSSNKKIKPGNFSTWHQAWPSNTAEYPLDTRFRLANGKINHTPPTDDSLSKNVWELICKRRTSMRCKKEIWILAGNSFSAKHYIKSMENPLTCQPASIQAYQLIEDWLSTADELDVDLKIFTAP